Proteins from one Mesorhizobium sp. M9A.F.Ca.ET.002.03.1.2 genomic window:
- a CDS encoding response regulator transcription factor translates to METIERVDRPAAPDDDAPHLLVIDDDTRIRNLLKQYLTENGFRVTVAGNSGEARRKLAGLDFDLLVLDIMMPGETGVDLAKALRASKNVPILMLTALSETDSRITGLEAGADDYLPKPFDPRELILRINNILRRGGPATTPKVEQLVFGPYTFQIARRELKRGGEALKLTDREQEILAIFAARAGETIPRHELVGDESEVGERTIDVQINRLRRKIERDPSNPVWLQTVRGIGYRLSVE, encoded by the coding sequence ATGGAGACCATTGAAAGGGTTGATCGACCGGCAGCACCGGACGACGATGCGCCGCATCTGCTGGTGATCGATGACGATACCCGTATCCGCAATCTTCTCAAACAATATCTGACCGAAAACGGCTTTCGCGTCACCGTTGCCGGAAATTCCGGCGAAGCGCGGCGCAAGCTCGCTGGCCTCGATTTCGATCTGCTCGTGCTCGATATCATGATGCCGGGCGAAACCGGCGTCGACCTCGCCAAGGCGCTGCGGGCAAGCAAGAACGTGCCGATCCTGATGCTCACCGCGCTTTCCGAAACCGACAGCCGGATCACCGGGCTCGAGGCTGGCGCCGACGACTATCTGCCGAAGCCTTTCGATCCCCGCGAATTGATCCTGCGCATCAACAACATCCTGCGCCGCGGCGGTCCGGCAACGACGCCCAAGGTCGAGCAACTGGTCTTCGGCCCCTACACGTTCCAGATCGCCAGGCGGGAGCTCAAGCGCGGCGGCGAGGCTCTGAAGCTGACCGACCGCGAGCAGGAGATCCTGGCGATCTTCGCGGCGCGGGCCGGTGAGACGATACCGCGCCATGAACTTGTCGGCGACGAGTCCGAGGTCGGCGAGCGCACCATCGACGTCCAGATCAACAGGCTGCGCCGCAAGATCGAACGCGATCCGTCCAATCCGGTCTGGCTGCAGACCGTGCGCGGTATTGGGTATCGGCTCAGCGTGGAATAG
- a CDS encoding ATP-binding protein has protein sequence MATTQLERPGDRGFSARATRALKAVPRAWKRFWRLVSLYMPKRLYARSLIIVIAPMILLQSVLAFVFMERHWQTVTQRLSQATVRDIAAIVDLVETYPNDADYANVIRIAQDRMQLKIDLLPPEPLPPPGPKPFFSILDEILSSEITHQINRPFWIDTVGNSNIIEVRVQLEGKVLRAFVRRSQAYASNTHIFLIWMVGTSLVLLMIAIPFLRNQIRPILTLAEAAESFGKGRPMPRDFRPRGADEVRRAGFAFIQMRERIERQLEQRTAMLTGVSHDLRTILTRFKLQLALTGTKADAEALGQDIDDMQSMLEGYLAFARGEAAEDAGRFNLEAYFEKLGEEATLRKRKLSTTLTGDPHLHVRPHAFARLLSNVVGNAFRYAKTVEINANHGRGTLLVTIDDDGPGIPPEKREDVFKPFVRLDEARNLDASGTGLGLSIARDIARSHGGDIMLDKSPLGGLRAVIKVPA, from the coding sequence ATGGCGACCACGCAACTGGAACGGCCGGGAGATCGCGGCTTCAGCGCTCGCGCCACGCGGGCGCTGAAGGCCGTGCCGCGTGCCTGGAAACGGTTCTGGCGCCTCGTTTCGCTTTACATGCCGAAGCGGCTCTATGCCCGCTCGCTGATCATCGTCATCGCGCCGATGATCCTGCTGCAATCGGTCCTCGCCTTTGTCTTCATGGAACGCCACTGGCAGACCGTGACGCAGCGCCTGTCGCAGGCCACGGTCCGCGACATCGCCGCGATCGTCGACCTGGTGGAAACCTATCCGAACGACGCCGACTACGCCAACGTCATCCGCATCGCGCAGGATCGCATGCAGCTGAAGATCGACTTGCTGCCGCCCGAGCCGCTGCCGCCGCCCGGACCAAAGCCGTTCTTCTCGATCCTCGACGAGATCCTCTCGTCCGAGATCACCCATCAGATCAACCGTCCGTTCTGGATCGATACGGTCGGCAATTCCAACATCATCGAGGTCCGCGTCCAGCTCGAGGGCAAGGTGCTGCGCGCCTTCGTGCGCCGCAGCCAGGCCTATGCCTCGAACACGCATATTTTCCTGATCTGGATGGTCGGCACGTCGCTGGTGCTGCTGATGATCGCCATCCCCTTCCTGCGCAACCAGATTCGGCCGATCCTGACGCTGGCCGAGGCCGCCGAAAGTTTCGGCAAGGGCCGGCCGATGCCGCGCGATTTCCGTCCGCGCGGCGCCGACGAGGTTCGCCGCGCCGGCTTTGCCTTCATCCAGATGCGTGAACGTATCGAACGCCAGCTCGAGCAGCGCACCGCCATGCTGACGGGCGTCAGTCACGATTTGAGAACCATCCTCACCCGCTTCAAGCTGCAGCTCGCGCTGACCGGGACCAAGGCCGACGCCGAGGCGCTCGGCCAGGACATCGACGACATGCAGTCGATGCTGGAAGGCTACCTCGCCTTTGCCCGCGGCGAAGCGGCGGAAGACGCCGGCCGTTTCAATCTTGAAGCCTATTTCGAGAAGCTCGGCGAGGAGGCCACGCTGCGCAAGCGCAAACTGTCGACCACGCTCACCGGCGATCCGCACCTGCATGTGCGGCCCCATGCTTTTGCCCGGCTGCTTTCCAATGTCGTCGGCAACGCCTTCCGTTACGCCAAGACGGTTGAGATCAACGCCAACCATGGCCGCGGCACGCTGCTCGTCACGATCGACGACGACGGTCCAGGCATCCCGCCTGAAAAGCGCGAGGACGTGTTCAAGCCTTTCGTGCGGCTTGACGAGGCCCGCAACCTCGACGCCAGCGGCACCGGCCTTGGCCTTTCCATCGCACGCGACATCGCCCGCAGCCATGGTGGCGACATCATGCTGGACAAGAGCCCGCTCGGCGGCTTGCGCGCCGTCATCAAGGTTCCGGCCTGA
- a CDS encoding glycosyltransferase family 1 protein encodes MRILMVTDAWRPQVNGVVHTLERLSETLKSFDVETGFLTPNIFRTLPLPTYPDIRLALTTPGHVARLIAARNADHIHIVTEGPLGIMARRYCRKAGRPFTTSYHTRFPEYLSARLPIPEAWAYRWLRDFHNSGRGTLVATQSLADDLSARGFTKLRPWTRGVNTGHFRPDKRKDLGLKGPIFLCVGRVAIEKNLTAFLDLDLPGSKVIVGEGPELARLKARYPDAHFLGHRPNDELAEIYASADVFVFPSRTDTFGNVIIEALASGTPVAAYPVTGPIDIVGDGVGGAVSSDLREAALAALHVDRAEARERAMRYSWRACAEMFLDTVEEAIGATRKLAPPFVFHGRSGGEADAQTRGSIP; translated from the coding sequence ATGCGCATCCTGATGGTCACCGACGCCTGGCGCCCGCAAGTCAATGGCGTCGTCCACACGCTGGAACGGCTTTCGGAAACCCTGAAATCCTTCGACGTCGAGACGGGTTTCCTGACGCCGAACATCTTTCGCACCTTGCCTCTGCCGACCTACCCGGACATCCGGCTGGCGCTGACGACGCCAGGCCATGTCGCGCGCCTGATCGCGGCGCGCAACGCCGATCATATCCATATCGTCACCGAAGGGCCGCTCGGCATCATGGCGCGGCGCTACTGCCGCAAGGCGGGCCGGCCGTTCACGACAAGCTATCACACGCGTTTTCCCGAATATCTGAGCGCGCGGCTGCCGATACCGGAAGCCTGGGCTTATCGCTGGCTTCGCGATTTCCACAATTCCGGACGAGGCACGCTGGTCGCCACCCAGTCGCTGGCGGACGATCTGTCGGCGCGCGGCTTCACCAAGCTCAGGCCATGGACGCGCGGCGTCAACACCGGCCATTTCCGGCCTGACAAGAGGAAGGATCTGGGGCTCAAGGGACCGATCTTCCTCTGCGTCGGCCGCGTCGCGATCGAAAAGAACCTGACAGCCTTCCTCGACCTCGACCTGCCCGGCAGCAAGGTGATCGTCGGCGAGGGGCCAGAACTGGCCAGGCTCAAGGCCAGATACCCCGATGCCCATTTCCTTGGCCACCGCCCGAACGACGAACTGGCCGAAATCTACGCTTCTGCCGATGTCTTCGTCTTCCCCAGCCGCACCGACACGTTCGGCAATGTCATCATCGAGGCGCTGGCCAGCGGCACGCCGGTCGCGGCCTATCCGGTGACAGGGCCGATCGACATTGTCGGCGACGGCGTTGGCGGAGCGGTGTCCAGCGATTTGCGTGAGGCCGCGCTTGCCGCGCTCCACGTCGACCGCGCCGAGGCGCGCGAGCGCGCCATGCGCTATAGCTGGAGGGCCTGCGCGGAAATGTTTCTCGACACGGTCGAGGAAGCGATCGGCGCGACGCGGAAGTTGGCACCACCTTTCGTCTTCCACGGGCGAAGCGGCGGCGAAGCCGACGCGCAGACCCGAGGATCCATTCCGTGA
- a CDS encoding tRNA-binding protein — protein MSSSSQRKPEISFADFDRVDIRAGTIVEAEPFPEARKPAFKLKIDFGPAIGVKKSSAQITKYYAPETLIGRQVFAVVNFPSRQIGPFMSEVLTLGFPDEEGAVVLGAIERRVPDGGRLF, from the coding sequence ATGAGTTCGAGCAGCCAGCGCAAGCCCGAGATCAGCTTCGCCGATTTCGACCGTGTCGATATCCGCGCCGGCACGATCGTCGAGGCCGAACCTTTTCCCGAGGCGCGAAAGCCGGCATTCAAGCTGAAGATCGATTTCGGTCCGGCGATCGGGGTGAAGAAATCGTCGGCGCAGATCACCAAATATTATGCGCCCGAGACGCTGATCGGCCGGCAGGTGTTCGCGGTGGTCAATTTCCCGTCGCGGCAGATCGGACCGTTCATGTCGGAAGTGCTGACGCTTGGCTTTCCCGACGAGGAGGGCGCCGTCGTACTCGGCGCCATCGAACGCAGGGTGCCCGACGGCGGCCGCTTGTTTTAG
- a CDS encoding YbjN domain-containing protein, with product MELLELEFSREIHPVDVIEQVAHNNDWSFERAGDDEISISVAGSWTDYHVSFSWMEDFEALHLACAFDIKVPEGRALEVMRLLSLINEQMLFGHFDLWEQEGAIMFRQSLLLAGGVEPSSQQVEVLLSSALEACECYFQAFQFVVWSGTSAKDALAGVLFETYGNA from the coding sequence ATGGAACTTCTCGAACTCGAATTCTCGCGCGAAATCCATCCGGTGGATGTTATCGAGCAGGTAGCCCACAACAACGACTGGTCCTTCGAACGGGCCGGCGACGATGAGATTTCGATTTCGGTTGCCGGAAGCTGGACCGACTACCACGTCTCATTTTCCTGGATGGAGGATTTCGAGGCGCTGCATCTGGCCTGCGCTTTCGACATCAAGGTGCCGGAGGGGCGCGCTCTCGAAGTGATGCGGCTGCTATCCCTGATCAACGAGCAGATGCTGTTCGGCCATTTCGACCTCTGGGAGCAGGAAGGCGCGATCATGTTTCGTCAGTCGCTGCTCTTGGCCGGCGGGGTAGAACCGTCGAGCCAGCAGGTCGAGGTGCTGCTGTCATCGGCGCTGGAGGCCTGCGAATGCTATTTCCAGGCATTCCAGTTCGTCGTCTGGTCGGGAACCTCGGCCAAGGACGCGCTGGCCGGCGTCCTGTTCGAAACCTATGGAAACGCCTGA
- a CDS encoding accessory factor UbiK family protein, with protein MSTGPNRILDEFAKLMTDAAGAAQGVRREVETAFKGQAERVLNSMDLVQREEFEAARDMAVKAREENTRLAARIEALEAKLAELAGQAAPAAAAKPRSKK; from the coding sequence ATGTCGACCGGACCGAACCGCATTCTCGATGAATTCGCCAAGCTGATGACCGACGCCGCGGGCGCCGCGCAAGGGGTGCGACGCGAGGTGGAAACCGCCTTCAAGGGGCAGGCCGAGCGCGTTCTCAACTCGATGGACCTGGTGCAGCGCGAAGAATTCGAGGCCGCCCGCGACATGGCTGTGAAGGCCAGGGAAGAGAACACCCGTCTCGCGGCGCGCATCGAGGCACTCGAGGCGAAGCTCGCTGAATTGGCCGGGCAGGCCGCACCTGCGGCTGCGGCAAAGCCCAGATCAAAAAAATAA
- the lgt gene encoding prolipoprotein diacylglyceryl transferase, whose product MSEYLMLPLAALPFPKIDPVIVQIGPLAVHWYGVGYIVGILFAWWYAKRLVTNARLWPDGALPMKPEDLDDFIVWAAIGVVLGGRTGYVLFYDLPRYIAHPLDILAVWQGGMSFHGGLLGVILAMTLFSWSRGIRTWSLFDVVAAGVPVGLGLVRMANFINSELWGRPADVPWAVEFPNGGPFARHPSQVYEALLEGLVLFLILRFLTHSRLKLKTPRFVGGAFIAGYGLSRIFVEFFREPDQQLGYLLGTGWLTMGMVLSLPMLLAGIWAMATATASTQKPESILGKHDA is encoded by the coding sequence TTGAGCGAGTATCTTATGCTGCCGCTGGCCGCCCTGCCCTTCCCCAAGATCGACCCGGTCATCGTCCAGATCGGGCCGCTGGCGGTGCATTGGTATGGCGTCGGCTACATCGTCGGCATTCTCTTCGCCTGGTGGTATGCCAAGCGGCTCGTCACCAATGCAAGGCTCTGGCCCGACGGCGCCTTGCCGATGAAGCCCGAGGATCTCGACGACTTCATCGTCTGGGCGGCCATCGGCGTGGTGCTTGGCGGGCGCACTGGCTACGTGCTGTTTTACGACCTGCCGCGCTACATCGCCCATCCGCTCGATATCCTTGCCGTCTGGCAGGGCGGCATGTCGTTCCATGGCGGGCTGCTCGGCGTCATTCTCGCCATGACGCTGTTTTCCTGGTCTCGCGGCATCCGCACGTGGTCGCTGTTCGACGTGGTGGCGGCAGGCGTGCCGGTGGGGCTCGGCCTCGTCCGCATGGCGAATTTCATCAACTCCGAACTCTGGGGCAGGCCGGCCGACGTGCCGTGGGCGGTCGAATTCCCCAATGGTGGCCCATTTGCGCGCCATCCGAGCCAGGTCTACGAGGCGCTGCTCGAAGGCCTGGTGCTGTTCCTGATCCTGCGCTTCCTCACCCATTCCAGGCTCAAGCTGAAGACGCCGCGCTTCGTCGGCGGCGCCTTCATCGCCGGTTACGGCCTCTCGCGCATCTTCGTCGAATTCTTCCGCGAGCCCGACCAACAGCTCGGTTACCTCCTCGGCACCGGCTGGCTGACGATGGGCATGGTGCTGTCGCTGCCGATGCTGCTGGCCGGCATCTGGGCGATGGCGACGGCGACCGCATCGACCCAAAAACCGGAATCGATTTTGGGGAAGCACGATGCGTAA
- a CDS encoding class I SAM-dependent methyltransferase encodes MTRLKTRIVELIGAAGPIPVNQYMALCLFDPRDGYYKTREPFGAAGDFVTAPEISQMFGELVAVWLYGAWLASGRPMPVIIAEIGPGRGTLMKDMLRTFSKLDPALTAGASFAMIETSPRLADVQKQTLAAMPGKVGWHETIDTLPQTPLFIVGNELFDAVPIRQFVRAGPDWRERTIGLDGADELRFFAGAGSVDPTLLPNDAEGAPQGAIVEVAPARAALMAAITERLAGRGGAGLFLDYGYLRPGVGDTLQALRKHDHEDVLANPGEADLTAHVDFAALAAIVRAHGLDAHLSTQGEFLVGMGLLERAGQLGANANEATREKIAGEVERLAGPQAMGDLFKVLAVLPAGVTVQPFATAD; translated from the coding sequence ATGACTCGGCTGAAAACCCGCATCGTCGAGCTGATCGGTGCGGCGGGGCCGATCCCCGTCAACCAATACATGGCGCTTTGCCTGTTCGATCCGCGGGACGGCTACTATAAGACGCGCGAGCCGTTCGGGGCTGCCGGCGACTTCGTCACCGCGCCGGAGATCAGTCAGATGTTCGGCGAGCTGGTCGCTGTCTGGCTCTACGGAGCCTGGCTGGCGAGCGGCCGGCCGATGCCGGTCATCATCGCCGAGATCGGCCCCGGCCGCGGCACGCTGATGAAGGACATGCTGCGCACGTTTTCAAAGCTCGATCCGGCGCTGACCGCCGGCGCCTCCTTCGCCATGATCGAGACCAGCCCGCGGCTGGCCGATGTCCAGAAGCAAACGCTGGCCGCCATGCCGGGCAAGGTCGGCTGGCACGAGACCATCGACACGCTGCCGCAGACCCCGCTTTTCATCGTCGGCAACGAATTGTTCGACGCGGTGCCCATCCGCCAGTTCGTCCGCGCCGGACCAGACTGGCGCGAACGGACGATCGGCCTCGACGGCGCGGACGAATTGCGCTTCTTCGCCGGCGCGGGCTCGGTCGATCCGACGCTGTTGCCGAACGATGCCGAAGGCGCGCCACAGGGCGCGATCGTCGAGGTCGCGCCGGCCCGGGCCGCGCTGATGGCGGCCATCACCGAGCGGTTGGCTGGGCGCGGTGGCGCCGGCCTGTTCCTCGACTATGGCTACCTCCGACCGGGAGTCGGCGACACGTTGCAGGCCCTGCGCAAGCACGATCACGAAGACGTGCTGGCCAATCCGGGCGAAGCCGATCTCACCGCCCATGTCGACTTCGCCGCCCTTGCCGCGATTGTGCGGGCGCATGGCCTCGATGCCCATCTCTCCACGCAAGGCGAATTCCTGGTTGGAATGGGGCTTCTCGAACGCGCCGGCCAGCTCGGCGCCAATGCCAATGAGGCGACCCGCGAAAAGATTGCGGGCGAGGTCGAACGCCTCGCCGGCCCGCAGGCCATGGGTGACCTCTTCAAGGTGCTTGCCGTCCTGCCCGCCGGCGTCACCGTTCAGCCCTTTGCAACGGCGGATTGA
- the pgeF gene encoding peptidoglycan editing factor PgeF, with translation MLNQTKPDPVRSLFLEKARAQGIRHGYFTRIGGVSGGIYQGLNIGTGSSDDQTQVAENRRRVADWMGVPPTHLLTAHQIHSPDVVIAREPFSGERPKADAIVTDRPGIAIGASTADCGPVLFADAEARVIGAAHAGWKGALSGVLENTIAAMEGLGARRERIVAVLGPSIGPENYEVGPEFVARFVEAGADNIRYFAASAKPGHAMFDLNLYTVDRLTRAGVTADGLGRCTYAEEDLFYSYRRTVHRKEPDYGRQISAIVLETE, from the coding sequence ATGCTGAATCAGACCAAACCGGATCCCGTTCGGTCGCTCTTTCTGGAAAAGGCGCGGGCGCAAGGCATTCGCCACGGCTACTTCACCCGCATCGGCGGCGTCTCCGGCGGCATCTATCAGGGCCTCAACATCGGCACCGGCTCGAGTGACGACCAGACTCAGGTAGCCGAGAACCGCCGCCGCGTCGCCGACTGGATGGGCGTGCCTCCAACCCATCTCTTGACCGCCCATCAGATCCATTCGCCCGACGTCGTCATCGCCAGGGAGCCTTTTTCCGGTGAGCGGCCGAAAGCCGACGCCATCGTCACCGACCGGCCGGGCATCGCCATCGGCGCCTCGACCGCCGATTGCGGACCGGTCCTGTTCGCCGATGCCGAGGCGCGCGTCATCGGCGCTGCCCATGCCGGCTGGAAGGGCGCCTTGTCAGGCGTGCTGGAAAACACCATTGCGGCGATGGAAGGCCTTGGCGCCCGGCGCGAGCGCATCGTTGCGGTTCTCGGTCCTTCCATCGGCCCCGAAAACTACGAAGTCGGGCCGGAATTCGTCGCCCGCTTCGTCGAGGCCGGTGCTGACAACATCCGCTATTTCGCGGCTTCCGCGAAGCCGGGACATGCAATGTTCGACCTCAACCTCTATACGGTCGATCGACTGACCCGGGCGGGTGTGACCGCCGACGGGCTCGGCCGCTGCACCTACGCCGAGGAGGATCTGTTCTATTCCTATCGGCGTACCGTGCATCGCAAGGAGCCGGATTACGGACGGCAGATTTCGGCAATCGTTTTGGAGACGGAATAA
- a CDS encoding Xaa-Pro peptidase family protein: MALHFERSEFDARRDRLMIEIAEKKLDAVLLFAQESMYWLTGYDTFGFCFFQCLVVKADGSMILLTRSADLRQARHTSIIDNIVLWTDRDGANPAIDLRNLLNDLDLLGARIGVEYDTHGLTAYNGRRLDEQLQTFGQIADASGIINRLRLFKSPAEIAKAEKAANLADDALDAALPLIKQGGDEALILAAMQGAIFAGGGDYPANEFIIGSGVDALLCRYKAGRRKLTKNDQLTLEWAGVFHHYHAAMMRTVLTGKVSKRHQELFDAARAALLAVEKAMTPGNTFGDVFDEHARTLEAHNLTKHRLNACGYSLGARFTPSWMDMPMFYQGNPEPIAPNMTLFAHMIIMDSETETAMTLGRTYLTTESQPKPLSRHDLDLIVR; this comes from the coding sequence ATGGCGCTGCATTTCGAACGGTCGGAATTTGACGCACGGCGCGATCGGCTGATGATCGAGATCGCCGAGAAGAAGCTCGATGCCGTCCTGCTGTTTGCGCAGGAGAGCATGTACTGGCTGACCGGCTACGATACGTTCGGCTTCTGCTTCTTCCAGTGCCTGGTGGTGAAGGCGGACGGTTCGATGATACTGCTCACGCGCTCGGCCGATCTGCGCCAGGCGCGCCACACCTCGATCATCGACAACATCGTGCTGTGGACCGATCGCGACGGCGCCAATCCGGCGATCGACCTGCGCAATCTGCTCAACGACCTCGACCTGCTCGGCGCCCGCATCGGCGTCGAATACGATACCCACGGCCTGACCGCCTACAATGGCCGACGCCTGGACGAGCAATTGCAGACCTTTGGCCAGATCGCCGACGCCTCCGGCATCATCAACCGGCTGCGTCTGTTCAAGAGCCCGGCCGAGATCGCCAAGGCGGAAAAGGCCGCGAATCTCGCCGACGACGCGCTGGACGCGGCCCTGCCACTGATCAAGCAGGGTGGCGACGAAGCCTTGATCCTTGCCGCCATGCAGGGCGCGATCTTTGCCGGCGGCGGCGACTATCCGGCCAACGAGTTCATCATCGGCTCAGGGGTGGACGCACTGCTTTGCCGTTACAAGGCCGGGCGCCGCAAGCTGACCAAGAACGATCAGCTGACGCTCGAATGGGCCGGCGTCTTCCATCACTACCATGCGGCGATGATGCGCACGGTGCTGACCGGCAAGGTGTCGAAACGTCACCAGGAACTGTTCGATGCCGCGCGCGCCGCACTTCTGGCCGTCGAAAAGGCGATGACGCCCGGAAATACCTTCGGCGACGTGTTCGACGAGCATGCCCGCACGCTCGAGGCGCACAATTTGACCAAGCACCGGCTCAATGCCTGCGGCTATTCGCTCGGCGCCCGCTTCACCCCGTCCTGGATGGACATGCCGATGTTCTATCAGGGCAATCCCGAACCCATCGCGCCGAACATGACGCTGTTCGCCCACATGATCATCATGGATTCCGAAACCGAGACCGCGATGACGCTTGGCCGCACCTATCTGACGACCGAGTCGCAGCCGAAGCCGCTGTCCCGCCATGATCTCGACTTGATCGTACGGTGA
- a CDS encoding ribose-phosphate pyrophosphokinase: MKLFAGNSNRVLAEAVARYLNIPLGKASVRRFADQEIFVEIQENVRGEDVFILQSTSFPTNDHLMELLIMIDAFMRSSAKRITAVIPYFGYARQDRRASGRTPISAKLVANMITRAGVDRVLTLDLHAGQIQGFFDIPTDNLFSVPVMARDVKAKYKQLANVVVVSPDIGGVVRARALAKRFDAQLAIVDKRRERPGESEVMNIIGAVAGKDCLLIDDIVDSGGTLCNAADALLANGATSVTAYITHGVLSGGAVARISGSKLQELVITDSIQPTQGVLDAPNIRVISIADLMGEAISRTATEESVSSLFD; this comes from the coding sequence ATGAAGCTCTTCGCGGGCAATTCCAACAGGGTGCTGGCCGAAGCGGTCGCCCGCTATCTCAACATCCCGCTGGGCAAAGCCAGCGTCAGGCGCTTCGCCGATCAGGAGATCTTCGTCGAGATCCAGGAGAATGTGCGCGGCGAGGATGTCTTCATCCTGCAGTCCACCTCGTTCCCGACCAACGATCACCTGATGGAACTGCTCATCATGATCGATGCCTTCATGCGCTCGTCGGCCAAGCGCATCACGGCGGTCATTCCCTATTTCGGCTATGCCAGGCAAGACCGCCGCGCCTCGGGCCGCACACCGATCTCGGCCAAGCTGGTCGCCAACATGATCACGCGGGCGGGCGTCGATCGCGTATTGACGCTGGATCTCCATGCCGGCCAGATCCAGGGTTTTTTCGACATTCCGACCGACAATCTGTTCTCCGTGCCGGTCATGGCCCGCGACGTGAAGGCAAAGTACAAGCAGCTTGCCAATGTCGTCGTCGTATCGCCCGACATTGGCGGCGTGGTCCGGGCTCGCGCGCTCGCCAAGCGCTTCGATGCGCAACTCGCCATCGTCGATAAGCGCCGCGAGCGCCCCGGCGAATCGGAAGTCATGAACATCATCGGCGCGGTCGCCGGCAAGGATTGCCTGTTGATCGACGATATCGTCGATTCGGGCGGCACGCTGTGCAACGCCGCCGATGCCCTGCTTGCCAACGGTGCCACCAGCGTCACCGCCTATATCACCCATGGTGTGTTGTCGGGCGGCGCCGTTGCCCGCATCAGCGGCTCGAAGCTGCAGGAGCTGGTCATCACCGATTCCATCCAGCCGACGCAAGGCGTGCTCGACGCCCCCAACATCCGCGTCATCTCCATCGCCGACCTGATGGGCGAGGCGATTTCGCGCACCGCGACCGAGGAATCGGTGTCGAGCCTGTTCGACTGA
- a CDS encoding helix-turn-helix transcriptional regulator, translating into MAELISFLEAPPSDLGRLHRERLAWLEGTSGPIVALPSEYPDGYNVPNHHHSRSQLLHALRGVVLVTTQQGRWMVPPDHAMWIPAGIEHSVEMLGNVSMRSVYVTPDAIEGLPTGLRVVGMTDLMRSLIIEAVTLPAEPRSTGRTGLVLGLLLHEIPNLPEQPLGLPFPSDPRLAALCRRFVAAPSPHATINEWADIVGMSRRSFTRAFHRQTGLSLSTWRQQACLFAALPRLADGEPITRVALDLGYDSVPAFTTMFRRMLGTSPRGYMRGSRDNIVASKR; encoded by the coding sequence ATGGCAGAATTGATATCGTTTCTGGAGGCGCCGCCCAGCGATCTCGGCCGGTTGCACCGTGAGCGGCTGGCCTGGCTGGAGGGGACCAGCGGCCCGATCGTGGCGCTGCCGTCGGAATATCCGGACGGCTACAACGTGCCCAACCATCATCACAGCCGCAGCCAGTTGCTGCACGCGCTGCGCGGCGTCGTGCTGGTGACGACGCAGCAAGGCCGCTGGATGGTGCCGCCCGACCATGCCATGTGGATACCGGCGGGCATCGAACATTCGGTCGAAATGCTGGGCAATGTCAGCATGCGCTCGGTCTATGTCACGCCCGATGCGATAGAAGGCCTGCCCACAGGGCTGCGCGTGGTCGGCATGACGGACCTGATGCGCAGCCTGATCATCGAGGCGGTGACGCTGCCGGCCGAACCGCGGTCAACCGGTCGGACGGGCCTGGTGCTCGGCCTTTTGCTGCACGAGATACCGAACCTGCCCGAACAACCGCTCGGGTTGCCGTTCCCGTCCGACCCCAGGCTGGCAGCGCTTTGCCGGCGTTTCGTCGCGGCACCCTCGCCGCATGCGACGATCAACGAGTGGGCCGATATCGTCGGCATGAGCCGCCGCTCCTTCACCCGCGCCTTTCATCGCCAGACCGGACTGTCGCTGTCGACATGGCGCCAGCAGGCCTGCCTGTTCGCGGCCTTGCCGAGGCTGGCGGATGGCGAGCCGATCACAAGGGTGGCGCTCGACCTCGGCTATGACAGCGTGCCGGCCTTCACCACCATGTTCAGGCGCATGCTGGGAACCTCGCCGCGCGGCTATATGCGCGGGTCAAGGGACAACATCGTGGCGTCGAAGAGGTAG